One Candidatus Omnitrophota bacterium genomic window, TTTTGCAAAAGCTCCATTCCATTCATTTCCGGCATCCTTCTGTCAAGCAACATGATTTTAAAAGCTCCTTCTTTTATCATCGTAAGAGCCTGACTTCCAGATGAGACAACTGATACATCATAACCAAGATCATCATAATGGAATCGCATGAACTCTCGAACGCCTTCATTGTCATCAACCACTAAAAGCTTAGTTTTCTTATTCATTTAATTACCTCTTTTAGCTCAAACGCTATATCTGTCTCCCTTCTCTTTATTTTATCCTTGCATTCATATCCAACAATAAGTCTACCACCTCGGCAGCCACGGTGAATATAAAGAAATAAATTGCTCCCACTATAAGTGTAACCAACCCCATCCAACGCGGTGTTTCAGGTGTAGCCATACCAGCAAAGATGATCAAGGCGCTGATCACACCTAATACTAAACCTATCCAAGCTAATGTTTTAAAAACCTTTGGCGCTATTGATAATACTTTGTAATCTCCGTACATTTTACTGCCTCCTTTTCTGGTTAAAGCTTACTTAATAACACTCTCTCTGTTTTATCTATAACAGCTAAGCTCTGCATATTCTGCTCAGAGAAACGAACAGGAGTAATTGCCGGAAGGCTCCGCGCAAGCATTATGGTAGACAGATTATCCCGAGTATTAACGCCACTTGTTACGCTCAGCTCGTTCTTTGCATATTGCAGAGGCCTTTCGACATTTCTCGGCATAAGCAGATCACAGGTATATAACAGACTATCTTTGCTCGTTTCTTCTGCAGGGCTGCTGGAAATTTCTGTCAGCCGGATATCTCTTAAATCTACTCCCCCACTAAAATAATGCCTTGTGGTAATGATCATACCAAAAGGACTGCCGAAGGCTTCGGTTTCGCTGAATGAATACTGACCTTCTTTAATGGATTTAAGGTAGCTTTGGTAAATCTCATTAGGAGTTGAGGCATAATCGGTTTCTGTATCATCGAGTACTTTATAATTCACCGTTTGAAGGAGAGAATTATAGCCTGAACCGAACTTCCCCTTATACCAATGGGCCAAGATTAAAGCGTTATACACATCTCTTAAATCGGCGTAGCCATAGGCTTCATTAATGCGCTTATTCAGCTGTGGTAAGACTAATTCTTCCATAAGCTCTGAGGTAAAATCTTGCAGTTCTTTTTCTCTATTGTTCTTAAAAGTTATTCTCTGCGATATATAAGCCGGTTCAAGTTGTACTCTAAGGCTGCTTTTTGTAATGTAGAGTTGGTTTTGTTTCTCATAAACCTGGGCTAAATTGGGTACAATCCAGAGCCTTGTAACCAAAGGTATCTTATCTGCGGCGCCTAGTTCTTCTGCTTTTTGATATAACCTGCGCCAAAATTCCCTGCCCACTTGAGAGGATTGCGGATTTATGATATTGGCCACATCCTCTTTCAGCCTGTAATCGGCATTAAGCATAATCCTGCCTAAATCAGTGTCAGCCAAGCTCGCATTTATGATCCTGTCCGGCTCGTCAGGATTAAGATTAACCCAAAAAGCATCATCGTGCATGGTTAAAGCGATAAACAGATGCTCTAAGGATTTTTGTGCTGCCTTATTGATATCCACAATGCCTTCAAAATTACCGGCCCTCTTAGCTTTAATGGTCATCCGTAAATGATTAACTCCGCTTGAGGTATCAACCACCATAGAAGTAAGCTGCACTGCGCTTATTGCCTCCTGGTCTGTCTCCCCTTTAGAGACACTGGAAAACAGCGATAGGCCAGTTATTATCATCATAACAATTATCCTTTTCACCTTACACCATGCCTTCTAATTCTTTATTGGCTTTATCTAACTTGTCAAGGTACTGCGTATCAACCTTTGATTTTTCGATAGGCTTAAAGATAAGCTGCTTAATCTTGCCTTCATCATCCAGCTGGACTTTACCGGTTTCATCGGTCTTGGCAACAATATATTCCTTTAATTCCTTAGGCAGCTGCTCGTAGAATTTCGGCTCTTTGGCAAGACCGGCAACAATCAGGCCTAAGCTAGAGAGGGTTTTGGTTTCTTCTCCGCGCTTGACTAAGACATCAACCTTTTTGCCCCAATACCTGATATTATCTTCAAAGATAATCCTGATTGAGCCAGCTATTAGATACGGCTCAAGGCTCTTAATAATATAGTCCTGGGGGATATCCGGTA contains:
- a CDS encoding response regulator, giving the protein MNKKTKLLVVDDNEGVREFMRFHYDDLGYDVSVVSSGSQALTMIKEGAFKIMLLDRRMPEMNGMELLQKIREFNQELTVIMMSADPFDKEVEQKTKTLNIFHYVNKPPDINELDKLVNRAAII